The Magnetococcus marinus MC-1 genome contains the following window.
AGCTTGAGATCCAAGGCGTGGGTTACCGTGCTGCGGTTAAAGGCCGAACACTGGAGTTGTCCCTGGGCTTCTCACATCCGGTAAACTATGAGCTCCCTAATGGGCTGGAAGCTACCGTGGAGAAGAACACCCTGATTACGGTTAAAGGCTATGATAAAGAGGTGTTGGGTCAGGCATGTGCCGAGATCCGCTCTTGGCGTCCGCCTGAGCCGTATAAGGGTAAAGGGGTCCGTTACGTGGGCGAGTTTGTTCTGCGTAAAGAAGGTAAGAAGAAATAATCGAGGTGTTTGGCGATGGCTAAGGATCGGAATCAAGCAAGAAAGGCCCGTAGCGCACGTGTGCGCTCGAGGATCAAGAAGGTACAGGGCGAACGTCCTCGTCTTTCGATCTTTCGTAGCGCTCGTCATATCTACGCTCAGATCATTGATGATAAACAGGGTCGTACCCTGGTTTCTGCCTCTACGGTAGAAAAAGATCTGCGTGAGGATATGAAAAACGGCGGTAATGCGGATGCGGCAGCCTTTATTGGTAAACGTATCGCTGAAAAAGCGAAAGAGCAGAACATCACCGAGGTGGTGTTCGACCGCGGTGGCTTCCTCTATCACGGCCGCACCAAGGCCCTGGCTGAAGCAGCCCGTGAAGCCGGGTTGAACTTCTAAGAGGGGATGAAGAATGAGTCAGCGTGAAAAGAAGAACCAAGAAGCTGTCTATGAGAGTGAGAGCGAGTTTATTGAAAAGCTCGTTGCGATCAAACGTACGGCTAAAGTGGTAAAGGGTGGTAGCCGCTTTAATTTCTCCGCCATTGTGGTGGTTGGAGATGGTAAAGGCTCTGTCGGCTACGGTTTGGGTAAAGCCAAAGAGGTGCCTGAGGCCATTCGTAAGGCAACCGACCAAGCGCAAAAACAGATGATCAAAGTGGAGATTAAAGATGGTCGTACCATCTTCCACGAGACCATCGGGCGGTTTGGTGCAGGCAACGTGGTGTTGCGTCCAGCTTCGGCTGGTACGGGTATTATCGCAGGTGGTTCCATGCGTCCCATCTTCGAAGCCATTGGCATTAGTGATGTGCTGGCCAAGTCCACCGGGACTTCAAACCCGCACAACTTGATTAAAGCCACCTTCGCTGCCTTGCAAAACATCAGCCCGCCCAAGCGGGTTGCTGCAAAGCGTGGGTTGGCTGCCAAAAATGTCCGCATCCGCGACTAAGGGAGAGGATAAAATGGCTGACATGATCAAAGTAAAGTTGGTACGGTCTTTTGTTGGGCGTCCTGATAAGCAGCGTCGGATTTGCGCTTCTTTGGGTTTGCACAAGATGAACCGTGTGAAGGAACTTCCCGACAACGCCGCCATCCGTGGTCAGATCAATAAGGTCTGTCACTTGGTAAGCGTGGTCGATTAAAGGGTGCGGGTAAAGAACCATGAAATTGAACGAAATCCCCGCCGTACCTGGCAACCAACAGAGCAGAAACCGTGTGGGTCGCGGCCCAGGTAGCGGTAACGGCAAGACTGCGGGTCGTGGTCACAAGGGTCAAAAGGCCCGCAGTGGTGGTTTCCACAAGAGCGGCTTTGAGGGCGGTCAGATGCCTTTGCAGCGTCGCTTGCCTAAACGCGGTTTTAAAAACTTTACTCGGAAAGAGTACACCATTGTACAGGTGGAAGATCTGGAGAAGTTTTTTGATGCCGGTAGCGAAGTGAATGCCGAGGCCCTGAACGATTTGGGTCTGTTGGGTAAAAAGCAGAAAAGCGGCATCAAATTGCTAGCCAATGGCGATATCACCAAGGCGATCACAGTTTATGTGGACAAAGCCTCTGCGGCGGCTGTCGCTAAGATGGAAGCTGCGGGTGGTAAGGTTGTGCTGGCGGTAGTGGCGGACCCTGAAGGGGACGCTTAAGTCAGACGTAGGTTACAAGGGAAGAGATTCCATATGGCTGCGACTCCCAACGAAGCCCCTTTGGCTGGTCTGGGTAATCTGGGCAAAATCCCTGAGTTGCGTAAAAGGATTTTGTTTACGCTGGGTATGCTCATTGTGTATCGCATTGGTGCGCATGTACCCACGCCGGGTATTGATCCCCAGGCCTTGGCAACCTTCTTTGAGCAACAGCAGGGTTCTCTGCTTGGTATGTTTAACATGTTCTCCGGGGGCGCACTGTCACGATTGACGGTGTTTGCCCTGGGGATCATGCCTTACATCTCGGCTTCGATTATCATTCAGTTGATGACAGCCGTGTTTCCCAAGCTAGAGGCGATTAAAAAAGAGGGTGAAGCGGGACGTCGTAAGATAACCCAATACACCCGTTACGGTACCATTGTGCTGGCTTTGTTCCAGGGTTTTGGTATCGCGTATGGTTTAGAATCCATGAAGGCTGGTGGGTTAAATGTTGTTATTGAACCGGGTATGGAATTCCGGCTCATGACGGTATTGACACTGACCGCAGGTACAGCCTTTCTTATGTGGGTGGGTGAACAGATTACGGATCGAGGTATTGGCAACGGGATCTCCCTGATCATCTTCTCGGGGATCGTCGCCAACCTACCGGTAGCCTTGTTCAATACTTTGCAGTTGGCTCGAACGGGTGATCTGGCACCGCTGTTGGTGTTGTTTTTGATTGCTATGGCCATTGTGGTAACCGCTTTCATTATCTTTATGGAGCGGGCACAAAGACGGATTACCATACAGTACGCCAAACGTCAGGTTAGTGGGCGGCGGATGGTGGGTGGTGAAAGTTCGCACCTTCCTTTGAAGGTGAATACGGCGGGGGTTATTCCGCCCATTTTTGCCAGCTCCATTATTCTGTTTCCGGTGACCATCGCGAATTTCATGCCTTGGGAAGGTTTCAAGGAGTTTGCCGCGATGTTTTCACCTGGGCAGCTTGGCTATATGGTGTTTTATTCGGCAGCGATTCTGTTTTTCTGTTTTTTCTATACAGCGATTGTTTTCAATCCTGAAGAGACAGCAGATAACCTGCGCAAGTATGGCGGTTTTATCCCTGGAATACGCCCTGGTAAGCGTACTTCGGATTATCTGGATAAAATTTTAAGTCGCTTAACGTTGGTCGGTGCGATCTATGTTACGGCGGTTTGTCTCTTGCCTGAGATATTGATTGCCCAGTATAACGTTCCGTTTTACTTTGGCGGCACCTCCATGCTGATCGTTGTGGGTGTAACCATGGATACCACGGCTCAGATACAATCCTTTTTAATCAGCCGCCAGTATGAGGGGTTGATGAAGAAGGCGAAGATCAAAGGGCGTTAAGGGGCCGTTACCAGGGTTCCTTCCCTCATGCGATGAAGTTGGAGTAGAGGAAATGAAAGTACGTGCATCGGTAAAGTCAATTTGTAAGGACTGCAAGGTAATTCGCCGCAATGGTAGCGTGCGTGTGATTTGCAAAAACCCTCGTCACAAGCAACGTCAAGGCTAATTTTGAGCTGCATGTGTGCGGAATACCCAAGGGTGGTGCGCTGATTATGACAGCGCGGTGCCACACCTGAAAAATTTGATTGAAAAGATGGAATGATTTGTGTATAGTCTCCGTCTTTTCGTCGAGTAATTCGAGATTCGAACTGGCCGGAGGAGTGTCAAGTGGCCCGTATTGCTGGTGTTAACATACCTGTTAACAAGCGCGTTGAAATCGCGCTCACTTACATCTACGGCATCTGTCGCGACAGTGCCAAGCGAATCACCAAAGAGGCGGGCATTGAGCCCCAGGTTCGCGTGTCTGATCTGACTGATGCTGAAGTTGCGCAACTGCGTGACATCATCGACAACAACCATACGGTTGAAGGTGATCTGCGCCGTCAGATCGCCATGAATGTCAAGCGTCTGATGGACCTAGGTTGCTACCGTGGTCTGCGCCACCGTCGGGGCTTGCCCTGTCGCGGTCAGCGCACTCATACGAATGCACGCACCCGTAAGGGTCCACGTAAGCCCATTGCGGGCAAGAAGAAATAAGCTGAGGTAGAGTCATGGCCAAGGCCCAAAAAGGTGCCCGTACTAAGAAAAAAGAGCGTAAGAATATTGCGAGCGGTATTGCTCACATTCATTCTACGTTCAACAACACGTTGATCACTATTACCGACACCCATGGTAACTCGATTTCCTGGGGCAGTGCTGGTGCACAAGGGTTTAAGGGCTCGCGTAAGTCCACTCCCTTTGCCGCACAGATGGCTGCTGAGAATGCCGGTAAAAAAGCCATGGATCATGGGATGCGTAACCTGGAAGTGCGTCTGAAGGGTCCCGGCAGCGGCCGTGAATCGGCTCTGCGCGCCCTGGCCGCAATTGGTTTTAACATTTCCCATGTACAGGATGTGACACCCATCCCGCATAACGGTTGCCGCCCTCCCAAGCGGCGTCGTGTGTGATTTGTCACTCACTGTAAGGAGCGTCTGAAAAAATGGCTCGTTATCTTGGTTCTAAATGTCGCTTATGTCGTCGTGAAGCCACAAAACTCTTTCTTAAGGGTGAAAAATGCTATAGCGATAAATGTGCGATGGAACGTCGTAACTATGTACCCGGTCAACATGGCCAACGCCGCCGTAAGGTTTCCGACTACGGCGTACACCTTCGCGAAAAGCAAAAGGTTAAGCGTAGCTATGGTCTATTAGAAGCCCAATTCCGCACGCTGTACAAAAAAGCGGAGCGCATGAAGGGTGTGACCGGCGAAAATCTGCTTCAGCTATTGGAGCGTCGCCTAGACAATGTTGTCTATCGTCTTGGTCTGGCGGCATCCCGCACCGAAGCCCGTCAAATCATCAGTCATAAAACACTGTTGGTTAATGGCAAAATGGTTAACGTACCTTCTTACCTGTGTAAACCAGGTGATGTGGTTGCGGTGCGTGAGAAATCACGTGGGCAACTGCGTATTAAAGGTGCCTTAGCCAGTGCTATGCAACGGGGCCTACCCAGTTGGGTCGAGGTGGATGCTGAAAAGTTGGTTGGTACCTTCCGTAGCATTCCGGAGCGCTCCGATCTGCCGGCCGAGTTCAATGAAAACCTGATTGTTGAGTTGTACTCTAAATAAACCCTGATATGGTCTAAACCAAGACAGGTGAGCGCATGTACAGGAATTGGACTGAGCTGATCAAGCCTCACACCATTGAACTGGGTGGGGATGAAACTGAAATTCAGCGTAAGGCAACATTGGTTGCTGAACCGCTCGAACGGGGTTTCGGTACGACTTTGGGTAACGCATTGCGTAGAGTGCTGCTCTCTTCTTTGCAAGGTGCAGCGGTAAGTACTGTTCGCATTGAGGGTGTACTACATGAATTTTCTAGTGTACCCGGTGTTATCGAAGATGTAACCGATATCATTCTGAACATTAAAGGGTTGGCACTCCGTATGGAGTCCACAGGTATTAAAAATATCTATCTTCGGGTAGATAAAGAAGGACCTGTGACGGCCGGCATGATTGAGTGTGAGACAGGGATTGAGATTCTTAATCCTGATCACCACATTGCAACCCTGAATAAAAGTGGCACCTTGGATATCACCATGACCGTTACCACTGGTAAAGGTTATGTACGTGCACAGCTTAATCGTGAAGATGAAAGCTACGCCATTGGTGATATTCCCATTGATGCAAGCTATAACCCAGTCAAGAAAGTGGCTTACCGGGTGGAAAACGCTCGTGTGGGTCAGCAGACGGACTATGACAAGCTGATTATGGATATTGAAACCAACGGTGTGGTAACCCCTGAGGATGCCCTGGCGTTGGCGGCTAAAATTCTACAAGATCAGTTAAACCCCTTCATCAATTTTGATGATGTGCCGACGGCACATGATCATGAAATGGAGGATCGGCCCCAGTGGAATCCTAACCTTTTCCGCAAGGTGGATGAGCTGGAACTTTCGGTACGTAGTGCCAACTGCCTTAAAAACGATGATATCGTTTATATTGGTGATTTGGTGCAAAAAAGCGAATCCGAGATGCTCAAGACGCCAAACTTTGGTCGTAAGTCTCTGAATGAGATCAAAGAAGTCTTGGATGAAATGGGGCTGTCGCTGGGTATGACGTTGGATACCTGGCCTCCTGAGAACATCGACGATCTGTCTAAGCAGTTCGAAGAAGAGAACTTTTAAGGTAGCACGCCATGAGACATAAAAAACGTGGTCGTAGGCTGAGCCGTGATACTTCTCATCGCCAAGCGATGATTAAGAACATGTTGGTCAGTCTGTTTAAACACGAGCGCATCGAAACCACCGTACCCCGCGCCAAGGAACTGCGTCCCGTGGCTGAGAAGGTGATCACCCTTGGCAAGCGTGGCGATCTGCACGCGCGCCGTCAGGCTCTGAGCATACTGAATGGGGATAAAGAGGTGGTGCATAAACTGTTCACCGATTTAGCGGAGCGTAATAAGGATCGTCAGGGTGGCTACACCCGTATCCTCAAAACACGTTTCCGCTACGGAGATTGTGCCCCTATGAGCTTTATTGAGCTTGTTGAACGTGATGCGACGTCAGCCGCTGAATAAATCTTAGGGTTGTAAGTAAGAAAGGCCAGAATGCTCTGCATTTTGGCCTTTTTTTTTGGTGTGCCCGGCAGGGCACACGAATTTGGAGGTGCAACGCCTCTACCGGCCTGACAGGGGGAACGGTTAGCCGAACGGCAAGGGTGTTTACCGTGAGGTAAAATCTGAAGGAAACCGAAGGCAAAGCGCTGATCCGACGAACAGGAATCGCATACGAGGCGGTCATGCTGGATGAGGAGGCGACTATCTCTAAAGTCCGAAACCTGTACGGAGAGCATGGACGTATATGCGGCGGATATAAGCGTGAAGGTGCGTGTGCATTACCCGGGGAGATCTGTAGACCAGCCATGTGCTACCGGCATCGAGAGGTGATGGGATGGGTGTGCAGAAGTCAGCCGAGGGCATAGTAGGGGTATCGACCTTCTTGAAGCCCTACGCAGGTTGAAGTAGGCAAGGCGTATCTGTCTTGAGGTAGCCGATAAGTTACTTACGGTTGGTGTATGGTGGTTTATTAAAAAACTGTGTAAAAGGGTATTTAAGACGCTTACAATATCAAGCGAGCTCTTGTTGCTAAGTTTCCTTTAAACTTAATGAATTCTTCAGGGGTTATGCATTCACTGGTTGTAACCGTTCAGAGACCCCTCGTTCAGTGAGGATGTTCACCGTTTGAGAAGGAGTCAACTGCCGGGAATAGCGCCAATTTTGTTTGACCATGGCAAAGAATATCCTTGACACGATTTTCGTCGAAAATGTGAAATTTCAGAAGGAGAGTGCGATCCGATCTGTTTTTGCCTATCAAAGCCTTGAGGAGAGTTCTGGCGGGTTTTCAGCTGTGGCGCCCACCCCCGGGTACGAGCGAATTTTTGCGCTGGATCCAATGGGGCGCAGAAGCGCAAAAATCTCTTCCTGGAAACCCGTGTTATCATGTGTGCGAGGATTCATTCACCGGCGATGATGTGGTGCGCGAACCATGAAGCTTTCAGATCACGACCTGCTCCAGATTGATGAGGAATATCTCTCCTCACTATCGTCTGCAGAGTTACTGGCCGTCAGCCGGAAAATGTTGGAGGATCTCAAGGAATCTCGTGAGCGTTTGAACCGAACACCCGACAACAGTTCCCAGCCGCCCAGCAGTCGTCCGGCGTACCTTGGGATTCCAGTTGAGCAAGACGAAACGCTTTCGGATGAGGATGAAGAGGACGTTTCGCCGGTGGAGAAGAAGGGAACCGATGATGCGGATGGAGATGATTCACCAGGGCCATCCGGCAGTTCTACTCCCTCTGCTCCAGGAAATGGTAAGTCGGATTCCTCAGGCAAGAAGCCGAAAGGCAGGGCTGGGAAGCCAGTTGGGGCCAAGGGATTCGGCAGAACGCAGATAATTCCGATTCGGAGTACCGTGGTTCATCGAGCGGAAACGTGTGCTGCCTGCGATGCTGCCCTTCCCTTGGATGCTCGATTTACAGCTCGAATCGGCTATGTGACCATCGATCTGATAAGGGGTGCCCCGGATCAGCCTGGATTGAGGCTAGAGGGGACCAAGCACCTTTTTGGGGAAGTTGCCTGTAGATGCGGCCATATTTCATGTACCGGTCCCGGCACAGGGGATAGACTTGAGATTGCAGGACGCAAAACCGCAACCAGTTTGAGTGAATGGCGTATTGTCGGCCCCATGTTGGCTGCTTTCATTGTTGCGCTCGCAAAACGGATGCGGTTGTCTCGCTCCAAGGTTCAGGAGTTTTTGATCGATTGGTTCGGCCTGGAGTTGAGTGTCGGGACCATCGACAATTGCATACGTGAGGTCGGACTGGCTGCCGCCCCTGTTCAGGATGAACTGATTGCCGAACTTCGTGCATCCGCTCTGGCTCATGTAGACGAAACGCCTTGGAAGCAAAAAGGTCAAGCTTTGTGGCTCTGGGTTTTCGCGACGGCAAATACGGTCTTGTTTTGCGTGGGACGCCGGACTCGACAAATGGTCCTTGATATCCTGACCGAGGAATATGCAGGCTGGCTAATGAGCGATGGACTCATGAACTACCGGATTTTCTCCAGGCGGCTGCGCTGCTGGGCGCACTTGATCCGAAAAGCCAAGGGGTTGTCGACAAGCCTGGATAAAGAGAGCAAACGATTCGGCTCCAGGGTATTGGAGGTCCTGGAATACATGGTCGAAGAGGTCAAAGATGGATCGGATCCGCCAGCTGCCGAGTCGATTTTGGAAGAATTCCAGGGATACTGCGAATTGTACAGAGATTATCCCCCGTCCGAGAAAGTTCGCAGCCTTGCCGTTGAGCTTCTCAATGACTGGGATGTTATCTGGCAACCTGTGAGAGTTCCAGGGCTGCCGCTGACCAACAACGATGCGGAGCGGGCTCTGCGCCACTGGGTCATTGCGCGTCTGATCAGCCACGGAACTCGTACGGCAGAAGGGAGTCGGGTATTGGGTGTGCTGGCTAGCGTCATCGAAACTTGCCGATTGCGGAACGTGTCTCCCTGGGACTATCTTGCTGAGGTGATTGCTGAACGGAGAAAGGGAAACCTCGTACCGCCGTTACCGGCTCCAGTAGCCGCTTGATATCGGGGTCTCTGAACGGTTACCACTGGTTTGTCTCAGGCTGGTGGCCTGGGGAGTGGCTTTATTATATGAGGTTGTCCGTGCTAGCAAAGAGTACGTTAGCGGGTGTGTGGATAGCTGTGTTTTAACGGGTTGAAAAGTGATATGGAACGTGTGGTTCTCATAACAGATTTTGGGGTAAATGATCTCTATGTCGGCCAATTAAAAGGGGTTCTCTGTGGCGCTTCCATGGAGATACAGATCATAGATTTTTTTCATGATATTCCTCCCTTTAACATAGAGAGTGCTGCTTGGCTCATTTCACGATGCCAACACTATTTTCCACCAAAGAGTCATTGGATCTGTGTGGTAGACCCTGGCGTGGGTACGCCAAGAGAAGCGCTTTTGGTCAAATTGGGGGAGCGGGTTTTTATTGGGCCTGATAATGGAATATTGGGGTGGGCATTAAGTCAGGAGGATGCTCAGGTTCACCGTATTGGCACCCATTGGAAACCGGCTTCAGCAACCTTTCATGGGCGCGATCTGTTTGCCCCAGTGCTTGTGGATTGGTTGAATTATCGAGACCTAAACCGTATTGGACCCGCGATTCAAGTGGCACAGTGCCAGCCTATGCCGGCCTTATTGATAAAAAAACCGCATGGCGCACAGGTTAAGATCACCCACATTGATCGTTTTGGAAATGTCGTAACTGCTTTAAAATATATTGATATTTGTTGGGCATCCGCTGCGCTCGTAGTCAATGGGATTTCGATCACAAAATGGGTAAAAACCTTCGCAGATCTTAGGGTTGGTGAGGTTGGAATGTTGGTTGGAGGGTTTGGAACGGTTGAAATTGTGGCAAATAAAGCCCATGCAGCCAGCATGCTTTCATGTAAATGTGGCGATTGGGTGGATTTTTTAGAAAAAAGCGTTGACGCTAAAAATGGCGACTGATATATTCTCCCAACTTTCCGTTGTGATCCCCAGTAGCTCAGCCGGTAGAGCAGATGACTGTTAATCATCGGGTCGGTGGTTCGAGTCCGACCTGGGGAGCCAATAGCGTTATCAAAGGGACCTGATATTGTCAGGTCCCTTTTTTTTATGGTGTGCCCGGCAGGGCACACGAACTTGGAGGTGGAACGCCTCTACCGGCCCGACAGGGGGAACGGTTAGCCGAACGGCAAGGGTGTTTACCGTGAGGTAAAATCTGAAGGAAACCGAAAGCAAAGCGCTGATCCGACGAACAGGAATCGCATACGAGGCGGTCATGCTGGATGAGGAGGGGACTATCTCTAAAGTCCGAAACCTGTACGGAGAGCATGGACGTATATGCGGCGGATATAAGCGTGAAGGTGCGTGTGCATTACCCGGGGAGATCTGTAGACCAGCCATGTGCTACCGGCATCGAGAGGTGCTGGGATGGGTGTGCAGAAGTCAGCCGAGGGCATGTCACATGAACGCCGCCTTTCCCAAGAAGTTCTTTGATCATCGCGGTCTCCTTTCGCTGCTTGGGCAGATACGGAGACTTCAATCTTTAACGTGAACCGCCGTGGTACGGAACCGTATGCTCGGTGGTGTGGGAGGTCGGCGGGGGTGACCCCGCCTCCTACCCGATGGCGAGGCCGTTCTTTTTTTGAATACCATTGACGCTTTTATAGACCGCAGCGCTCAAGCGTCACGGCATGCTTACTTGGTTTGGGATATAACAGGCTTGTTCGAGCACTCTGTTTTATTTATTCTGTTCTCTTACAGATTGTGACGGGTATGGGTTGGTTTAACGTGGCCAGCCACACGATAGCATCGTCAGGGTTGTTGTGGACGGGCTGCTGAGGCCCTAACCACCAATTGAAAGGGGTGGGGGATGAGAGTACCGATGCACACAGGGGTCTGGGTGCTGTTTTTTATGGCTGGCTTGCTGTTGGGCAGCACGACGCTGCATGCAGAAATCAGCACAGATGGCAAGACAGACAGCAAATCTACGGCCAACCATAGCAAATTTAAGCAGTTGGAAGGTCCCTTTAACTCCGGTCCAGAGGTGACAAAAGCCTGTTTGGGGTGCCACACCGAAGCGGCAAAACAGGTGATGAAAACCAAACATTGGACTTGGGAGAGCAAACAAGCAGATACCGGCCAGATGTTGGGTAAAAAACATGTGGTCAACAGTTTTTGCGGCACCCCAAAAAGCAATTGGGCCGCCTGTACCGCTTGCCATGCAGGCTATGGCTGGCAAGATAACGATTTTGACTTTACCAAGCAGGAAAACGTGGACTGCTTGGTGTGCCATGACCACTCGGGTCAATATGAAAAATCCGTTGGTGGGGCGGGTCATCCCAAAGGGTTTGAGAGCCCAGAACATAAAAAATATCTGGACGACCAAGCTAAAGCCCCCCGTGATGCGGTCGATCTGGTTGCAGCGGCCCAAAGTGTTGGACGTCCCAGCCGTCGTAACTGTGGTAGTTGTCACTTTGTTGGTGGCGGCGACGATGGGGTTAAACATGGGGATATGGACACCTCCCTCATTGAGCCAGATGAATTCCTTGATGTCCATATGGATGTGAATGGCAAAAACTTTAGCTGCACAGCCTGTC
Protein-coding sequences here:
- a CDS encoding IS66-like element ISMasp4 family transposase, with product MKLSDHDLLQIDEEYLSSLSSAELLAVSRKMLEDLKESRERLNRTPDNSSQPPSSRPAYLGIPVEQDETLSDEDEEDVSPVEKKGTDDADGDDSPGPSGSSTPSAPGNGKSDSSGKKPKGRAGKPVGAKGFGRTQIIPIRSTVVHRAETCAACDAALPLDARFTARIGYVTIDLIRGAPDQPGLRLEGTKHLFGEVACRCGHISCTGPGTGDRLEIAGRKTATSLSEWRIVGPMLAAFIVALAKRMRLSRSKVQEFLIDWFGLELSVGTIDNCIREVGLAAAPVQDELIAELRASALAHVDETPWKQKGQALWLWVFATANTVLFCVGRRTRQMVLDILTEEYAGWLMSDGLMNYRIFSRRLRCWAHLIRKAKGLSTSLDKESKRFGSRVLEVLEYMVEEVKDGSDPPAAESILEEFQGYCELYRDYPPSEKVRSLAVELLNDWDVIWQPVRVPGLPLTNNDAERALRHWVIARLISHGTRTAEGSRVLGVLASVIETCRLRNVSPWDYLAEVIAERRKGNLVPPLPAPVAA
- the rpmD gene encoding 50S ribosomal protein L30, whose product is MADMIKVKLVRSFVGRPDKQRRICASLGLHKMNRVKELPDNAAIRGQINKVCHLVSVVD
- the secY gene encoding preprotein translocase subunit SecY, whose amino-acid sequence is MAATPNEAPLAGLGNLGKIPELRKRILFTLGMLIVYRIGAHVPTPGIDPQALATFFEQQQGSLLGMFNMFSGGALSRLTVFALGIMPYISASIIIQLMTAVFPKLEAIKKEGEAGRRKITQYTRYGTIVLALFQGFGIAYGLESMKAGGLNVVIEPGMEFRLMTVLTLTAGTAFLMWVGEQITDRGIGNGISLIIFSGIVANLPVALFNTLQLARTGDLAPLLVLFLIAMAIVVTAFIIFMERAQRRITIQYAKRQVSGRRMVGGESSHLPLKVNTAGVIPPIFASSIILFPVTIANFMPWEGFKEFAAMFSPGQLGYMVFYSAAILFFCFFYTAIVFNPEETADNLRKYGGFIPGIRPGKRTSDYLDKILSRLTLVGAIYVTAVCLLPEILIAQYNVPFYFGGTSMLIVVGVTMDTTAQIQSFLISRQYEGLMKKAKIKGR
- the rpsE gene encoding 30S ribosomal protein S5; translated protein: MSQREKKNQEAVYESESEFIEKLVAIKRTAKVVKGGSRFNFSAIVVVGDGKGSVGYGLGKAKEVPEAIRKATDQAQKQMIKVEIKDGRTIFHETIGRFGAGNVVLRPASAGTGIIAGGSMRPIFEAIGISDVLAKSTGTSNPHNLIKATFAALQNISPPKRVAAKRGLAAKNVRIRD
- the rplF gene encoding 50S ribosomal protein L6 produces the protein MSRIGKKPVVVPDGVDLKINGTVVTAKGKLGELTRQFHEAITFAQEGKEVNVAVSGTDKKSSSLWGLSRTLLDNMVVGVSQGFSKQLEIQGVGYRAAVKGRTLELSLGFSHPVNYELPNGLEATVEKNTLITVKGYDKEVLGQACAEIRSWRPPEPYKGKGVRYVGEFVLRKEGKKK
- the rplQ gene encoding 50S ribosomal protein L17, encoding MRHKKRGRRLSRDTSHRQAMIKNMLVSLFKHERIETTVPRAKELRPVAEKVITLGKRGDLHARRQALSILNGDKEVVHKLFTDLAERNKDRQGGYTRILKTRFRYGDCAPMSFIELVERDATSAAE
- the rpmJ gene encoding 50S ribosomal protein L36, encoding MKVRASVKSICKDCKVIRRNGSVRVICKNPRHKQRQG
- a CDS encoding DNA-directed RNA polymerase subunit alpha, whose product is MYRNWTELIKPHTIELGGDETEIQRKATLVAEPLERGFGTTLGNALRRVLLSSLQGAAVSTVRIEGVLHEFSSVPGVIEDVTDIILNIKGLALRMESTGIKNIYLRVDKEGPVTAGMIECETGIEILNPDHHIATLNKSGTLDITMTVTTGKGYVRAQLNREDESYAIGDIPIDASYNPVKKVAYRVENARVGQQTDYDKLIMDIETNGVVTPEDALALAAKILQDQLNPFINFDDVPTAHDHEMEDRPQWNPNLFRKVDELELSVRSANCLKNDDIVYIGDLVQKSESEMLKTPNFGRKSLNEIKEVLDEMGLSLGMTLDTWPPENIDDLSKQFEEENF
- the rpsK gene encoding 30S ribosomal protein S11 — encoded protein: MAKAQKGARTKKKERKNIASGIAHIHSTFNNTLITITDTHGNSISWGSAGAQGFKGSRKSTPFAAQMAAENAGKKAMDHGMRNLEVRLKGPGSGRESALRALAAIGFNISHVQDVTPIPHNGCRPPKRRRV
- the rplO gene encoding 50S ribosomal protein L15 — encoded protein: MKLNEIPAVPGNQQSRNRVGRGPGSGNGKTAGRGHKGQKARSGGFHKSGFEGGQMPLQRRLPKRGFKNFTRKEYTIVQVEDLEKFFDAGSEVNAEALNDLGLLGKKQKSGIKLLANGDITKAITVYVDKASAAAVAKMEAAGGKVVLAVVADPEGDA
- the rpsD gene encoding 30S ribosomal protein S4; translated protein: MARYLGSKCRLCRREATKLFLKGEKCYSDKCAMERRNYVPGQHGQRRRKVSDYGVHLREKQKVKRSYGLLEAQFRTLYKKAERMKGVTGENLLQLLERRLDNVVYRLGLAASRTEARQIISHKTLLVNGKMVNVPSYLCKPGDVVAVREKSRGQLRIKGALASAMQRGLPSWVEVDAEKLVGTFRSIPERSDLPAEFNENLIVELYSK
- the rpsM gene encoding 30S ribosomal protein S13 → MARIAGVNIPVNKRVEIALTYIYGICRDSAKRITKEAGIEPQVRVSDLTDAEVAQLRDIIDNNHTVEGDLRRQIAMNVKRLMDLGCYRGLRHRRGLPCRGQRTHTNARTRKGPRKPIAGKKK
- a CDS encoding SAM hydrolase/SAM-dependent halogenase family protein — its product is MERVVLITDFGVNDLYVGQLKGVLCGASMEIQIIDFFHDIPPFNIESAAWLISRCQHYFPPKSHWICVVDPGVGTPREALLVKLGERVFIGPDNGILGWALSQEDAQVHRIGTHWKPASATFHGRDLFAPVLVDWLNYRDLNRIGPAIQVAQCQPMPALLIKKPHGAQVKITHIDRFGNVVTALKYIDICWASAALVVNGISITKWVKTFADLRVGEVGMLVGGFGTVEIVANKAHAASMLSCKCGDWVDFLEKSVDAKNGD
- the rplR gene encoding 50S ribosomal protein L18; its protein translation is MAKDRNQARKARSARVRSRIKKVQGERPRLSIFRSARHIYAQIIDDKQGRTLVSASTVEKDLREDMKNGGNADAAAFIGKRIAEKAKEQNITEVVFDRGGFLYHGRTKALAEAAREAGLNF